The following are from one region of the Arachis duranensis cultivar V14167 chromosome 10, aradu.V14167.gnm2.J7QH, whole genome shotgun sequence genome:
- the LOC107472003 gene encoding pentatricopeptide repeat-containing protein At5g39710 — translation MDHPKPTMDFPKPQSQNLFSSSDTLIGDRAITYLKRHPHCLPTLSPHFTPNAASYALLTLQHHKPHTLLLKFLQWARPHPFLTLPCKCLALHLLTRFKLFNHAQSLAEEVILSTSPNDPTGSLIFHQLRDSYHSCNSSSAVFDLLVKSYSRLNLTHKAMNIIHLAKDHGFMPSVLAYNTVLDAIMRSKLSVSDAEYVLRDMNQNGVSPNIYTYNVLIRGFIVEGRLEEGFGVMREMERSGCLPNVVTFNTLIDGCCKARRVGEAFELLRGMSRKGVEANLVSYNAVMNGLCREGRMSETRELLLEMERRGLAPDEVTYNTLVNGYCKEGNFHQALVLHAEMARKGLSPNVVTYTTLINSMCKAKNLGRAMEFLNQMRVRGLSPNERTYTTIIDGFCQQGLLNEAYKVLSEMIVSGFWPSIITYNALVHGYCVLERMEEAMGVLRGMVERGLSPDVVSYSTVISGFCRILELGKAFKLKLEMVERGVLPDAVTYSSLIQGLSQQRKLGEAFDLFQEMMNRGLPPDECTYTSLINAYCVEGELGKALHLHDEMIKKGFLPDVVTYSVLINGLNKKARTREAKKLLLKLFSDGSIPNDVTYDTLIQNCSNNEFKSVVALVKGFCMKGLMKEADQVVETMLEKNYKPNEAVYNLLIHGHCRGGNVHKAYNLYKEMVRHGFVSHTVTVIALVKALSGKGMNDEVSQVMQNVLRSCRLSEAELAKVLLEINFKEGNMDAAINVLVDMAKDGLLPDGGKFTYSPATT, via the coding sequence ATGGACCATCCAAAACCCACAATGGACTTTCCCAAACCCCAAAGCCAGAACCTTTTCTCATCCTCAGACACCCTGATAGGCGACAGGGCCATCACGTACCTCAAACGTCATCCCCATTGCCTCCCCACACTCTCCCCTCACTTCACTCCCAATGCTGCCTCCTATGCCCTCCTCACTCTTCAACACCACAAGCCCCACACCCTCCTCCTCAAGTTCCTCCAATGGGCTCGCCCCCACCCTTTCCTTACCCTCCCTTGCAAGTGCcttgctcttcatcttctcacccGGTTCAAGCTCTTCAACCATGCCCAATCCCTTGCTGAGGAAGTCATTTTATCCACTTCCCCAAACGACCCCACGGGATCCCTCATTTTCCACCAGCTCAGGGACTCCTATCACTCCTGCAACTCCAGCTCTGCGGTCTTTGACTTGCTTGTTAAGTCTTATTCTCGTCTTAATTTAACTCACAAGGCAATGAACATTATTCATTTGGCAAAAGATCACGGGTTTATGCCTAGTGTGCTAGCGTACAACACAGTGCTTGATGCTATTATGAGGTCTAAGCTGTCTGTTAGCGATGCAGAGTATGTGTTGAGGGATATGAATCAAAATGGTGTGTCGCCAAATATATATACTTATAATGTTTTGATTAGGGGGTTTATTGTTGAAGGGAGGTTAGAGGAAGGGTTTGGTGTAATGCGTGAGATGGAGAGGAGTGGGTGTTTGCCAAATGTGGTTACTTTTAACACTTTGATAGATGGATGTTGTAAAGCGAGGAGGGTGGGGGAGGCTTTCGAGTTGTTGAGGGGGATGTCAAGGAAGGGGGTGGAAGCCAATCTGGTTTCATATAATGCTGTTATGAATGGATTGTGTCGCGAGGGGAGGATGAGTGAGACGAGGGAATTGCTTTTGGAGATGGAGAGGAGAGGCTTGGCACCAGACGAGGTGACTTATAATACACTTGTTAATGGATACTGTAAAGAAGGGAATTTCCACCAGGCACTTGTTCTTCATGCTGAGATGGCAAGGAAGGGACTGTCTCCAAATGTTGTTACTTACACCACATTGATCAATAGTATGTGCAAGGCTAAGAATTTAGGCCGTGCGATGGAGTTTTTGAATCAGATGCGAGTTAGAGGGCTGAGCCCAAATGAGAGGACGTATACAACTATAATTGATGGCTTCTGCCAGCAGGGGTTGTTGAACGAGGCTTATAAGGTTTTGAGTGAAATGATTGTTAGTGGATTTTGGCCGTCAATTATAACCTACAATGCACTTGTCCATGGATATTGTGTTTTGGAGAGGATGGAAGAAGCCATGGGAGTTTTAAGGGGTATGGTTGAGAGGGGGTTGTCCCCAGATGTTGTGAGTTATAGCACAGTTATATCTGGATTCTGCCGAATTCTAGAGTTGGGAAAGGCATTCAAGTTGAAGCTTGAGATGGTTGAAAGGGGTGTGCTGCCTGATGCTGTCACATATTCGTCGCTTATTCAAGGTCTCTCTCAGCAGAGGAAATTGGGTGAAGCGTTTGATCTCTTCCAAGAAATGATGAACAGGGGTCTTCCACCCGATGAATGTACCTACACTAGTTTGATAAATGCTTATTGTGTGGAAGGGGAACTAGGTAAGGCTCTCCATTTGCATGATGAAATGATAAAGAAGGGGTTTCTGCCTGATGTAGTTACCTATAGTGTTCTTATTAATGGACTTAATAAAAAAGCTAGGACAAGAGAAGCAAAAAAGCTTCTTCTGAAGTTGTTTTCTGATGGATCTATACCAAATGATGTAACATACGATACTTTGATACAAAACTGCAGTAACAATGAATTTAAGAGTGTGGTTGCTCTTGTCAAAGGATTCTGCATGAAGGGTTTAATGAAGGAAGCAGATCAAGTTGTTGAGACAATGCTTGAGAAGAATTATAAGCCCAATGAAGcagtttataatttattgatacaTGGACATTGTAGAGGTGGAAATGTTCATAAGGCGTACAATTTGTACAAGGAGATGGTGCGTCATGGTTTTGTTTCTCATACTGTAACGGTGATTGCTCTAGTTAAAGCTCTATCTGGAAAGGGGATGAATGACGAGGTGAGTCAGGTAATGCAAAATGTATTGAGGAGCTGCAGGCTCAGTGAAGCCGAGCTAGCGAAAGTACTTCTTGAAATTAACTTCAAAGAAGGTAACATGGATGCTGCAATAAATGTCCTAGTTGATATGGCCAAGGATGGCCTGCTACCTGATGGTGGGAAGTTCACATATTCTCCAGCAACTACATAA
- the LOC107471981 gene encoding peroxisomal nicotinamide adenine dinucleotide carrier, whose translation MSESNALANGLAGAGGGIIAQIITYPLQTVNTRQQTERTLKRNKQSLLLQSSNTTTTSAPGTLLQILHVIGGEGWGGLYSGLKPSLLGTAASQGIYYYFYQIFKNKAVAIAAARKLKGHGDGTVGMFGWLVVAAIAGSLNVLLTNPIWVLVTRMQTHTQAERKIMEEKKEALRMAASESSLAGSILREKLAELDSKKPRPYGTIHAANEVYSEAGIVGFWKGVIPALIMVCNPSIQFMIYESSLKRLRARSSKKQGNVTALEVFLLGALAKLGATVSTYPLLVVKSRLQAKQEIGASNSLRYSGTFDAILKMIRYEGLPGFYKGMSTKIVQSVFAASVLFMIKEELVKAFISLADKSKKVVSNLRN comes from the exons atgTCAGAATCAAACGCCCTAGCAAATGGCTTGGCCGGTGCCGGTGGCGGTATCATTGCTCAAATCATAACTTATCCTCTTCAAACG GTAAACACGCGTCAGCAAACTGAGAGAACACTGAAGAGGAACAAGCAGAGTTTGCTTCTTCAGTCTTCCAATACAACCACTACTTCTGCTCCTGGCACTCTTCTTCAGATCCTTCAt GTAATTGGAGGTGAGGGTTGGGGTGGACTCTACAGTGGCCTTAAGCCTTCTCTGCTTGGAACTGCTGCTTCACAg GGAATATACTATTACTTCTATCAGATTTTCAAGAACAAGGCAGTGGCTATTGCAGCTGCTAGAAAACTTAAAGGCCATGGAGATGGTACTGTTGGAATGTTTGGTTGGCTTGTTGTTGCTGCTATTGCTGG GTCCTTGAATGTGCTGCTAACAAACCCAATATGGGTTCTTGTGACTCGTATGCAG ACACATACTCAAGCAgaaagaaaaatcatggaggaaAAGAAAGAGGCCTTGAGGATGGCAGCTTCTGAAAGCAGCTTAGCAGGCTCAATATTACGAGAGAAATTGGCTGAACTTGATTCTAAGAAACCACGGCCATATGGAACTATACATGCA GCTAATGAAGTGTATAGTGAAGCTGGTATTGTTGGATTTTGGAAGGGTGTCATCCCTGCACTTATTATG GTCTGCAATCCATCAATACAGTTTATGATTTATGAGAGCTCATTAAAGCGTCTAAGGGCACGATCGTCTAAGAAGCAGGGTAATGTAACTGCATTGGAG GTCTTTCTCCTTGGAGCATTAGCAAAACTTGGAGCAACCGTTTCAACATATCCCTTACTGGTTGTCAAG TCAAGGCTTCAAGCAAAACAGGAGATTGGTGCTAGTAACTCATTAAGATACTCAG GTACCTTTGATGCAATACTGAAAATGATCCGTTATGAAGGATTGCCTGGTTTTTATAAAGGGATGAGCACAAAGATAGTACAGAGTGTTTTTGCAGCTTCTGTTCTATTCATGATTAAGGAGGAGCTTGTTAAGGCTTTCATTTCATTGGCAGATAAGAGCAAAAAAGTTGTATCAAATTTGAGGAATTAA
- the LOC107472031 gene encoding probable xyloglucan galactosyltransferase GT17, whose amino-acid sequence MFFRKPSPTSSLNYYLPSSSDLFPKTKDKDPNIALTKLNKIKYLLFSFLLIATWLILLRLWLSPTTTTTLTTTTTTTLNNHNKTCVGSYPFYIYNLPPQFNLGLLEHCNNLNIYTNMCPHVANNGLGQPILTTVTALSSSSSSSWFATHQFIAEMIIHARLENHPCRTWDPSEARLFYVPFYGGLYASSVFREANLTQRDSLAVDLVDYLQSLPWFNINEGKDHFLALGRTAWDFMRTPSGPDFGANILLNLPPVKNMSVLTVERQPWQGKNQFGIPYPSYFHPKSLTELMTWQKQIGDSIRPYLFSFVGGTRHGLEKAKIRDEILKQCKNSMKCELVQCGNGASKCHDPMAVLEVMSKSRFCLQAPGDSFTRRSTFDSILAGCIPVFFSSHTAYTQYAWYLPDEKNTYSVFIDENDCGEGKKSIEEVLMGISKEDEEKMRVAVINLIHKVTYMHPNASVVEDVSFGDVVDIALERLSRIVEEKISGKDFGSEEV is encoded by the coding sequence atgTTCTTCAGAAAACCATCACCGACTTCTTCTCTAAATTACTATCTTCCATCATCATCAGACCTCTTCCCAAAAACCAAAGACAAAGATCCAAACATCGCCTTAACCAAACTCAACAAAATCAAGTACTTACTCTTCTCATTTCTCTTAATTGCCACGTGGCTCATTCTTCTTCGCTTATGGCTCTCACCAACCACAACCACGAccctcaccaccaccaccacaaccaCCCTCAACAACCACAACAAAACATGCGTCGGTTCATACCCATTCTACATCTACAACCTCCCTCCACAATTCAACCTCGGACTCCTCGAGCACTGTAACAACCTCAACATCTACACCAACATGTGCCCTCACGTGGCAAATAACGGCCTAGGACAACCTATCCTAACAACCGTAACtgcattatcatcatcatcatcatcatcgtggTTTGCTACGCACCAATTCATAGCGGAGATGATAATCCACGCGCGGCTCGAGAACCACCCGTGCCGCACGTGGGATCCAAGCGAGGCGCGTCTCTTCTACGTCCCCTTCTATGGCGGTCTCTACGCCTCCAGCGTCTTCCGTGAGGCTAATCTCACGCAGCGTGATTCCCTGGCCGTTGATCTTGTTGACTATCTCCAGAGTCTACCCTGGTTTAATATAAACGAAGGTAAGGATCATTTTCTTGCCCTGGGGCGAACCGCATGGGATTTCATGAGAACGCCCAGTGGGCCTGACTTTGGAGCCAACATTCTCCTAAACCTGCCACCTGTCAAAAACATGTCGGTGCTAACAGTGGAGCGACAACCCTGGCAAGGGAAAAATCAATTTGGTATTCCTTACCCTTCTTATTTTCATCCCAAAAGCTTAACAGAATTGATGACGTGGCAAAAGCAAATTGGTGACTCCATCAGACCTTATTTATTTTCGTTTGTCGGCGGGACACGTCACGGTTTAGAAAAAGCCAAAATACGCGACGAGATATTGAAGCAGTGTAAGAATTCTATGAAGTGTGAGTTGGTACAGTGTGGAAATGGTGCCAGCAAGTGCCATGATCCAATGGCTGTGCTCGAAGTTATGAGTAAGTCTAGGTTTTGCCTTCAGGCTCCCGGTGACTCGTTTACCCGGAGGTCAACATTTGACTCAATTTTGGCCGGTTGTATACCTGTATTTTTCTCGTCGCATACAGCGTACACACAGTATGCATGGTACTTGCCGGACGAGAAAAATACGTATTCGGTATTTATTGACGAAAATGATTGTGGTGAGGGGAAGAAGAGTATTGAGGAGGTTTTGATGGGAATTtcaaaagaagatgaagaaaagatgCGTGTGGCTGTGATAAATTTGATCCATAAGGTCACGTATATGCATCCTAACGCAAGTGTTGTTGAAGATGTTAGTTTTGGTGATGTTGTTGATATTGCGTTGGAGAGACTGTCTAGGATTGTTGAGGAAAAAATAAGTGGTAAGGATTTTGGAAGTGAGGAAGTTTAA
- the LOC107471749 gene encoding BTB/POZ domain-containing protein At1g50280-like — protein MQKPCDLKININDEEIFLLNKEVMSKFSGKIESQIQNKNNNKMMIEMNDFPCGPNGFELVSMFCYNNGKIPITVSNVLILHCSALYLDMTEEFFTNNLIQQTENFLDRIYHWTWNDTLLSLKSCVSFHSYAENCGILDKIMFALLAKIALNSDPSLLLLSPSSSPSSPENNNKRFSFQATPKTIRQSFPSKAWWFQDMDSLPPMIIDKFLRCIGGYKKHNNNLVLTRFLIDYLKKSVPPSRSKNGEYSSIAETAAYGVIFVGKNTFSCRTLFWVLRIVSCFGLSEGCRMEMEKLIGGNLEQARLDDLLVCGNHMGLYYDVNFVIRLVKLFVESNNNNNSESLEKMRKVGRLIDKYLREVSADQNLKISKFLGVAECLPDSARDCFDGLYRAIDIYLQSHPMIPFEERSRLCRCLNYNKLSFEICKDLAKNPKIPPRIAMQALISQKAKIPQSVFAVNEKGIMDHSQIILYNESNTNNLFLEEKEDMRLNLESMQLRVRELEKLCNQMKNQMSRFGVNSSNNNNGLLSPSCSGNGHRFC, from the exons ATGCAGAAGCCTTGTGACTTGAAAATCAACATTAATGATGAGGAAATCTTCCTTTTGAACAAG GAGGTTATGTCAAAATTCAGTGGAAAAATAGAGAGTCAAATCCAGAACAAGAACAATAATAAGATGATGATTGAAATGAATGATTTCCCATGTGGTCCAAATGGATTTGAGCTTGTTTCAATGTTCTGCTACAACAATGGCAAGATTCCAATCACAGTTTCCAATGTCCTTATCCTCCATTGCAGTGCACTCTACCTTGACATGACTGAAGAATTCTTCACCAACAATCTCATCCAACAAACAGAAAATTTTCTTGACAGAATCTATCATTGGACATGGAATGACACACTTTTGAGTCTCAAGAGTTGTGTTTCATTCCATTCCTATGCAGAAAACTGTGGAATCTTGGACAAGATCATGTTTGCATTGTTGGCAAAGATTGCTCTGAACTCTGATCCAAGCCTACTTCTGTTATCTCCTTCTTCGTCGCCGTCGTCGCCAGAAAACAATAACAAGAGGTTTTCTTTTCAGGCAACACCAAAGACTATAAGACAAAGTTTTCCAAGTAAAGCTTGGTGGTTTCAAGACATGGATTCTCTTCCTCCAATGATTATTGATAAGTTTCTCAGATGCATTGGCGGTTACAAGAAGCATAACAACAACTTAGTCCTCACAAGGTTCCTAATTGATTATCTGAAGAAATCAGTTCCTCCAAGTAGAAGCAAGAATGGTGAGTATTCGAGTATTGCCGAGACAGCTGCTTATGGAGTCATATTTGTTGGGAAGAACACATTTTCTTGCAGAACACTTTTCTGGGTGCTAAGGATTGTGTCTTGTTTTGGGCTTAGTGAAGGATGTAGAATGGAGATGGAGAAATTGATTGGTGGGAATCTTGAGCAAGCAAGATTGGATGATTTGTTGGTGTGCGGGAACCATATGGGGCTGTATTATGATGTTAATTTTGTTATAAGGttagttaaattatttgttgagagcaacaataataataatagtgaaAGTTTAGAGAAAATGAGGAAAGTTGGAAGGTTAATTGATAAGTATTTGAGAGAGGTATCAGCAGATCAGAATCTGAAGATCTCAAAGTTTCTTGGAGTTGCAGAGTGTTTGCCTGATTCTGCTAGAGATTGCTTTGATGGCCTCTACAGAGCCATTGACATCTATCTTCAG TCTCACCCAATGATTCCATTTGAAGAAAGATCAAGATTGTGCAGATGTCTTAATTATAATAAACTAAGTTTTGAAATTTGTAAAGATCTtgcaaaaaatccaaaaataccCCCAAGAATTGCAATGCAAGCACTTATTTCCCAAAAAGCAAAAATTCCACAAAGTGTTTTTGCAGTTAATGAAAAGGGCATAATGGACCATTCACAAATAATCTTGTACAATGAGTCCAACACAAACAACTTGTTCttggaagagaaagaagacaTGAGACTAAACTTAGAAAGCATGCAATTAAGAGTAAGGGAGTTGGAGAAATTATGCAACCAAATGAAGAATCAAATGTCAAGGTTTGGTGTCaatagtagtaataataataatgggtTGCTTAGTCCTTCTTGTTCTGGAAATGGGCATAGATTCTGTTGA